In Phragmites australis chromosome 17, lpPhrAust1.1, whole genome shotgun sequence, the following are encoded in one genomic region:
- the LOC133897952 gene encoding uncharacterized protein LOC133897952 produces MEPPAAKEAPPLPQPAAEEDGVLSATASMAREAAVMFQNHWYADCAEVLAQLLLKKEGDPKVLHNMAITESFLDGCPDPKRLLKILDDVKKRSKELACASREQADSANGIGNNASSGSRGSGIVPPFPAAHNASTYGDEFDTTIITFNTAVILYHLHDYESALSVLDPLYRNIEPIDETTALNVCFLLLDIALALQDATKAADIIQYLERSFGVANTMNQNENAIIAQQQSAQPKPPAKSNTPPDSDSNAYAGGCENLSVGSFSDDTLEFESFYSTFDGGHQNLGRPILNDFSRASADLAATAADLKVRLQIYKVRLLLLTRNLKVAKRELKVLMNMARGRDSSTEILLKSQLEYARGNYRKAVKLLSTPNNRTEPAMLAMFYNNLGCILQQQRSNHTSVWCFSKALKYSLSLHSDKPLKLSALSQDKSCLISYNCGIQHLMCGKPFLAARCFREAMPLFYKRPLFWLRFSECSLLALEKGLLCANGASSCNDEIEVNVVGSGKWRYLIINPVNSRSNSDSAGVTSDEHGNLVSLEFARQCLHNAQLLLDASEQENLVPASGTEDCNQGAVQGHKSSGQKSTASTDLKIPGSSLTNANGEQKGTSLNATLQSSLALYDDICRKENLKIRQAVLGNLAFVELCRENPLKALSFAKSLQQLPDCSRMYVFLSHVYAAEALCALNRPKDAAEQLSVYLRDDNDIELPYNVENCEKALVEKDSDGEDSVTPALTKPTSEESQHSESLKPEEARGVLYIDLGMTAAVQGELEQANYMVSRGLAMLPNNPRAVLASVYMDLLQGKSQEAIMKLRLWRNVRFRPSSVAVSS; encoded by the exons GTCCTCCACAATATGGCCATCACAGAATCTTTCTTGGACGGTTGTCCTGATCCAAAGAGGCTGCTTAAAATTCTAGACGATGTTAAG AAAAGAAGTAAAGAACTTGCATGTGCCTCTAGAGAACAGGCTGATTCTGCCAATGGGATAGGAAACAATGCTTCTTCAGGATCAAGAGGGAGTGGCATTGTACCACCTTTTCCTGCTGCACATAATGCGTCAACCTATGGGGATGAGTTCGACACAACCATAATAACATTCAACACA GCTGTCATCCTTTATCATCTTCATGACTATGAATCTGCCCTATCTGTTTTGGACCCATTGTACCGAAATATTGAACCAATTGATGAG ACAACTGCTCTTAATGTATGCTTTCTTTTATTGGATATTGCATTAGCTTTGCAAGATGCAACAAAAGCTGCG GATATAATTCAGTACTTGGAAAGGTCATTTGGAGTAGCTAACACAATGAACCAGAATGAAAATGCTATCATAGCTCAGCAGCAATCAGCTCAACCAAAGCCTCCTGCAAAAAGCAACACGCCTCCAGATTCTGATTCAAATGCTTATGCTGGTGGATGTGAGAACCTTTCGGTGGGAAGTTTCTCCGATGATACACTGGAATTCGAATCTTTTTACTCTACTTTTGATGGTGGACATCAGAACTTGGGTAGGCCTATCTTAAATGATTTCTCAAGGGCATCTGCTGATcttgctgctactgctgctgatTTGAAAGTTAGATTGCAAATTTACAAGGTCCGGCTTCTACTGCTCACTAGGAACCTTAAGGTTGCGAAGCGAGAACTCAAAGTTCTAATGAACATGGCACGTGGTAGGGATTCGTCAACAGAGATTCTCTTGAAATCTCAGCTGGAGTATGCCCGGGGGAACTATCGGAAGGCTGTGAAGCTATTGAGCACACCGAATAATCGGACTGAACCAGCAATGCTAGCCATGTTCTACAACAACCTTGGATGTATACTACAGCAACAGAGATCTAACCACACCTCTGTATGGTGCTTTAGCAAAGCGCTGAAGTATAGCTTATCTCTTCATTCAGATAAACCATTGAAGCTGTCTGCATTATCACAAGACAAGTCTTGTCTTATTTCATACAACTGTGGTATCCAACATTTGATGTGTGGGAAACCTTTTTTAGCAGCTCGCTGTTTTCGTGAGGCCATGCCGCTCTTCTACAAACGACCCCTTTTCTGGCTTCGTTTTTCTGAGTGTAGTCTGCTTGCTCTAGAAAAGGGCCTCCTGTGTGCAAACGGCGCTTCTTCGTGCAATGATGAGATTGAAGTCAATGTTGTGGGGTCAGGAAAATGGCGGTACTTAATTATCAACCCAGTGAATTCGAGAAGTAATTCAGATTCTGCAGGAGTGACTTCAGATGAACACGGAAATTTGGTATCACTTGAATTTGCTAGACAGTGTTTACACAATGCCCAACTACTGTTGGATGCTTCTGAGCAGGAAAATCTGGTGCCTGCATCTGGTACAGAGGATTGCAACCAAGGGGCAGTACAAGGACATAAAAGCTCAGGTCAGAAGAGCACTGCAAGTACAGATTTGAAAATTCCTGGTTCATCTCTAACTAATGCAAATGGAGAACAAAAGGGAACGAGCTTGAATGCCACCTTGCAGAGCTCTCTTGCTTTGTATGACGACATCTGTAGAAAAGAGAACCTCAAAATTAGACAGGCCGTCCTGGGGAACTTGGCATTTGTTGAATTGTGTCGTGAGAATCCCTTGAAAGCCTTGTCTTTTGCGAAGTCGCTACAGCAGCTGCCAGACTGCTCTAGGATGTATGTATTCCTCAGCCATGTATACGCAGCCGAAGCTCTGTGTGCTCTGAATAGACCAAAGGATGCTGCTGAGCAGTTATCAGTTTATCTTAGAGATGACAATGATATTGAGTTGCCGTACAATGTGGAGAACTGTGAAAAGGCCCTTGTTGAGAAAGACAGTGATGGTGAAGACTCGGTTACCCCTGCACTCACAAAACCGACTTCAGAAGAATCTCAGCACTCTGAGAGCCTCAAGCCCGAGGAAGCCCGAGGTGTTCTGTATATTGACCTTGGCATGACTGCTGCAGTGCAGGGAGAACTTGAGCAGGCTAACTATATGGTGAGCCGTGGTCTTGCCATGCTTCCCAACAACCCTAGGGCGGTGCTAGCGTCAGTTTACATGGATCTTCTGCAGGGAAAGTCCCAAGAGGCTATCATGAAGTTGAGACTGTGGAGAAATGTGAGATTTAGACCCAGTAGTGTAGCAGTCAGCAGCTGA